GCAGCAGGAAGAGCATGTGGGGCATTCGACTGGAATCGGACTGACGAATGTAATTAGAAGGCTTCAGCTTGTCTTCCAGGAAAAACCTATTATTGAGATGGAGTCGGAGCCTGGCGAAGGAACAGTTATCAGACTTATTTTGCCGTATGAAAAGGAGGTGCAGTAATGAGGATTCTGATTGCTGAAGATGAATTACTGGAGCGAAAGGCAATGCGAAAATTTCTTACAGATAATTTTGCAGATATAGATACAATCAGTGAAGCGACGAATGGACGGGAAGCAATTGAGCAGGCAAAGCACGCTGCTCCTGATATTATTTTTATGGATATTAAAATGCCCGGTGTTAATGGGCTCGAAGCGATTGAGGAAATCCAAAGAATAAGCCCCTCAAGCAAATATATTTTAGTATCTGCTTACGATTCGTTTGACTTTGCAAAACAGGCAATGCATTACGGTGTAAAAGAATACATTTTAAAACCTGGTAAAAAAGAAGAAATTGTTGCATCGATTTTGCGGGTGAAAAAGGAGATTGAGCAAGAAGTGCAGCAGCAGGTGGAAAAACGCGAGTTAATGGAGGAACGATTGATTTCCAAATTGATGCACCAGCCGTTGGACAAGGAGGCCTATACGATACAGAAAGAATATTTTCCTTCGTTTAAAAGTGGGTGTTTTCTGGTAATTCAGATGGATGTCCCACCTCAAAAAGATGTGATACAGACGAAGCTTGCAAAACATCTGGAGCATGCGTTTATTGTGGAAAGTACTGATGGTCGGATTGCCTGCTGTGTATTGGCAGATTTGGAATTAAGAAAGTCTGACATATTAATGCAAGCCCGTAAAATACAATTGGAATTTGGTGAAGGCTGTTATATTGGCTTGGGGTATGCCTGTTCAACCTTGGAAGGCTTTCCCAAGTCGTATCATGATGCGCTTGCTGCAGTATATCAGTTGGAAAAAATGGACAACAGAAAATACGGATTTACCGAAAAAAGTGCAGCTAAGCATGAAAATTCGGCTGCTGTTATACAACTTCTGGGTGAGGTTGAAAAAGGGAATGAACATGAAGCCGTACAGCTTTATAAGGATAGCCGGGTCGCTTTGTCAGCAGATGATCAGGAGGAATTTTATTTTAACGTAAAGCGGTTAATGGAGGAACAAAATTTATCATTGCCAGAAAATTCCATTGCCGAATTGGATTCCAATGAAGCATGGGAGCACTTTATAACGCTTTGCTGTTTGAAGTTCCAGGAACATTATCAATCGAAAAGGCTTATGCGGAAAGTGAAGGAGTACATTGATGAACATTATAAGCAGGGAATTACGCTGGAAGAGATGGCTGAACATGTCGGGTTAAGTCCAAATTACTTTTCCAATGTTTTTAAGAAAGTGTTTGGAACAACGTTTGTAGAATTCTTAACCGTGAGGAAAATGAACGAAGCAAAACGCCTGATTGTAGAAAATAAATACGCTTTGAAGGAAATCAGTTATATGGTTGGCTATAATGATCCGAACTATTTCAGCAGGGTATTCAAAAAACATTATCAAATGTCTCCGAAGAAATTTCAGCAGCAAATCTTTAAAAAGTGAAGAAAATCATAAAAAATTACAGTAATCAATGCCCAATGATTATTCAGAAAACTTTACAATGGTGTTTGAAAGCGTTAACAAAACGAAGGGGGAAACTATTAATGAAGAAATTATATGGTATCTTTTTAATGCTTGCATTGGCCCTCGTGCTTGCTGCGTGCAGTGGAGGTTCTGATGACGCAGAAGGCAGTTCAGACTCAGAGGGTGGAGAAAGTGCAAACACCGTTGAAATTTTCAGCTGGTGGACTGGTGCCGGTGAAGAAGACGGATTACTAGCATTAATCGATTTATTTGAGAAAGAGAATCCGGATATCACAATTGAAAACGCTGCAGTAGCCGGTGGTGCTGGTACAAACGCAAAAGCAGTGCTTGCAACACGTATGGAAGGTAATGATCCACCATCAACATTCCAGGTTCACGGTGGCGACGAGTTGAACGAAGGTTGGGTGGCAGCCGGAAAAATGGAACCACTTAACGACCTATATGAAGAGAATGGGTGGGGAGATAAATTCCCTGAAGAATTGATCGATCTGGTAAGTAAGGACGGGAATATTTATTCCGTACCAGTAAATATTCATCGTGGAAACGTAATTTTCTATAATAAGAAAGTATTTGAAGAAAATGGTATTGAAGAGCCAGAGACATTTGAAGAATTCTTCGCTGCATCCCAAAAACTGAAAGATGCCGGTGTTACACCATTAGCACTTGGTGACAAGAACTCCTGGCCTGCAACACAAATCTTTGAAAACGTTCTGTTAGGCGTACTTGGTCCGGATGATTATAAAAAGTTATTCGAAGGTGAAATTCCGTGGGATGATGACCGAGTCGTTGAAGCAGCTGAAACGTTCGGAAAAATGCTTGATAACATTAACGAAGACCATGCTGCACGAAACTGGCAGGATTCTGCACAGCTTGTAGCCAATGGAGAAGCGGCAATGCTTAATATGGGTGACTGGGCAAAAGGTTATTTTGTAAATGATCTGGAAATGAAAACAAATGAAGACTTCGGTTTCTTTGAATTCCCGGGTACGAAAGGCGAATTCCAGGTAATTACCGATACATTTGGATTGCCAAAAGGTATTGAAAATCCTGATGATGTTAAGAAGTTCCTGACATTCCTTGGATCAACTGAGGCACAGGATGTATTCAACCCACTAAAGGGTTCCATTCCGGCACGTGTTGATGCGGATGAATCAAAATACGATGCATATGGAAAAGAAGCAATGAAAGATTTTGGCGAGTCACGTCTGGTCCCAAGCCTTGCACACGGATCTGCAGCTGCGGCTGGATTTTTGACTAAAGCTAATCAGGCTGTGAACATATTTGTTACGCAACGTGATGTTGATAACTTCATCAATGCGTTAAAAAATGCATCATCTGAAATGTAATAGGTTTGAAACTTGAGGCTGCCTGAAATTGGGGGCAGCCTCTTATTGATTTTTTTGTGAAAAAGAACCTTAAGTAAGGAGGGTATAATTTGGAGCAAACAGCAAGTACAAGAAAAAACAGAAAAAAGTTCACAAAAGATCATTGGACAGCAGTGGCATTTCTGATTCCATCTCTTATCCTCATCTTTATTTTTGTTTACGGATTTATCGGATGGACGGGATATGTATCCGTCAGTAATTGGAATTCACTGGTTCCTGATTTATCCTTTGCCGGCCTGGAAAACTACATCTATTTATTCCAGGATTACCGTTTTCAGGCTGATTTGCGAAATACGATATTTTTTACAATCCTTTTCATCGGACTGGTTATTGTTATGGGACTGGGATTAGGTATTTTGATTGACCAGAAGTTAAAGGGGGAATCATTGTTCCGCAATATCTTTTTATTCCCGATGGCATTGTCTTTTATTGTTACGGGTGTTGTATGGCAGTGGTTACTCAACCCTTCAACAGGATTTAATCAGTTTCTGAAGTTTTTTGGAATAACTCCGAAATGGTATACGGATACAAATATCCTTGCCGGCTTTGAATGGGGCCAGATAGAGTTTGGTTTACCGGTGGCGATTATTGCAGTTGTAATTGCAGCGGTTTGGCAGATGACAGGATTTTCACTGGCAATGTATCTGGCAGGTTTGCGAGGCATTCCTGATGAGCTACGTGAAGCGGCACGAATGGATGGAGCAAGTGAATTTCAGATTTATCGGAAGGTTGTTATTCCGATGCTGATGCCGATAACAGTAAGTGTGATTATTATCATGGCACATATTTCATTGAAAATATTTGACCTGATCTATGCCATGACCGGGTCCGGGGCAAACTTTGTTACCGACGTTCCTGCTGTTTATATGTATGAAACGACATTTAAGGGCAATTACTACGCAAATGGTGCTGCTATAGCAATTATCATGCTGCTTGTGGTAGCAATATTCATCGTTCCGTATTTATGGAACAGCAGAAAGGGTGGTAATTAATGGCGCCATTTCAATTTGGAAAAGTAATTAAATATATTGTTTTAGTATTTTTTGCTATCTTATTTTTAACGCCGGTTTATGTCATTATTGTAACCAGTTTGAAGCCCTTGGATGAGGTATCACTGGAGCAAATGTGGGCATTGCCGACTTCAATTGATTTCAGTTCCTATTCCCAGGCAATTAAAGAACTGGCTCCAAACCTTATGAACAGTATTTATCTGGTAGTGCCTGCAACACTATTATCTGCATTATTAGGTGCGATGAATGGGTATGTATTATCGAAATGGAAATTTAAAGGATCAGAAACATTATTTACAATTATTTTGTTTGGTATGTTTATTCCGTATCAAAGTATCCTAATCCCGATGATTCAATTCATACGTACGATTGGATTGTACGATACAATTGCTGGACTGGTTCTGGTGCATGTTGTATACGGACTGCCGATTACAACTTTGATGTTCCGTAACTTTTATGCAAGTATTCCAGATCAAATGATTGAAGCAGCTAAAATAGATGGTGCAAGTTTCCTCGGTGTTTTCAGACATATTATGATTCCATTATCTATTACGGGATTTGTCGTTGTAGCAATCTGGCAGTTTACAAACATTTGGAACGAGTTCCTGTTTGCTGTAACCATAACGACAAATGAAAATCAGCCGGTTATGGTGGCATTGCAGAATCTTTCCGGAAGTCAGATTGTGCAGTGGAACGTGCAGATGGCCGGGGCGTTAATTGCTGCGTTACCGACGCTGCTTGTCTATATTATTTTAGGAAAATATTTCGTCCGTGGACTCCTGGCAGGATCTGTGAAGGGGTAGG
The genomic region above belongs to Virgibacillus doumboii and contains:
- a CDS encoding carbohydrate ABC transporter permease — its product is MAPFQFGKVIKYIVLVFFAILFLTPVYVIIVTSLKPLDEVSLEQMWALPTSIDFSSYSQAIKELAPNLMNSIYLVVPATLLSALLGAMNGYVLSKWKFKGSETLFTIILFGMFIPYQSILIPMIQFIRTIGLYDTIAGLVLVHVVYGLPITTLMFRNFYASIPDQMIEAAKIDGASFLGVFRHIMIPLSITGFVVVAIWQFTNIWNEFLFAVTITTNENQPVMVALQNLSGSQIVQWNVQMAGALIAALPTLLVYIILGKYFVRGLLAGSVKG
- a CDS encoding response regulator is translated as MRILIAEDELLERKAMRKFLTDNFADIDTISEATNGREAIEQAKHAAPDIIFMDIKMPGVNGLEAIEEIQRISPSSKYILVSAYDSFDFAKQAMHYGVKEYILKPGKKEEIVASILRVKKEIEQEVQQQVEKRELMEERLISKLMHQPLDKEAYTIQKEYFPSFKSGCFLVIQMDVPPQKDVIQTKLAKHLEHAFIVESTDGRIACCVLADLELRKSDILMQARKIQLEFGEGCYIGLGYACSTLEGFPKSYHDALAAVYQLEKMDNRKYGFTEKSAAKHENSAAVIQLLGEVEKGNEHEAVQLYKDSRVALSADDQEEFYFNVKRLMEEQNLSLPENSIAELDSNEAWEHFITLCCLKFQEHYQSKRLMRKVKEYIDEHYKQGITLEEMAEHVGLSPNYFSNVFKKVFGTTFVEFLTVRKMNEAKRLIVENKYALKEISYMVGYNDPNYFSRVFKKHYQMSPKKFQQQIFKK
- a CDS encoding ABC transporter substrate-binding protein, whose product is MKKLYGIFLMLALALVLAACSGGSDDAEGSSDSEGGESANTVEIFSWWTGAGEEDGLLALIDLFEKENPDITIENAAVAGGAGTNAKAVLATRMEGNDPPSTFQVHGGDELNEGWVAAGKMEPLNDLYEENGWGDKFPEELIDLVSKDGNIYSVPVNIHRGNVIFYNKKVFEENGIEEPETFEEFFAASQKLKDAGVTPLALGDKNSWPATQIFENVLLGVLGPDDYKKLFEGEIPWDDDRVVEAAETFGKMLDNINEDHAARNWQDSAQLVANGEAAMLNMGDWAKGYFVNDLEMKTNEDFGFFEFPGTKGEFQVITDTFGLPKGIENPDDVKKFLTFLGSTEAQDVFNPLKGSIPARVDADESKYDAYGKEAMKDFGESRLVPSLAHGSAAAAGFLTKANQAVNIFVTQRDVDNFINALKNASSEM
- a CDS encoding carbohydrate ABC transporter permease — its product is MEQTASTRKNRKKFTKDHWTAVAFLIPSLILIFIFVYGFIGWTGYVSVSNWNSLVPDLSFAGLENYIYLFQDYRFQADLRNTIFFTILFIGLVIVMGLGLGILIDQKLKGESLFRNIFLFPMALSFIVTGVVWQWLLNPSTGFNQFLKFFGITPKWYTDTNILAGFEWGQIEFGLPVAIIAVVIAAVWQMTGFSLAMYLAGLRGIPDELREAARMDGASEFQIYRKVVIPMLMPITVSVIIIMAHISLKIFDLIYAMTGSGANFVTDVPAVYMYETTFKGNYYANGAAIAIIMLLVVAIFIVPYLWNSRKGGN